The DNA window CTCCTGCTCGGGGATATCGATCTCTTTTCCACCGGTGGTGGAAGCGGTGCGGTTGAAGTCGGCTTCAACGGCATTGGATTTCATGAAACCCAGGCCGGCACACGTCACGGCAATCACGCCGCCGACGCCGAGCAGGATTTTTTCGAAGTTCTTAGGAAGCTTGGACATGGAAGTGACTGGGTTTGGAACTTACTTGCCCGCTGCCTCGGCTTTCGGAGCCGGGGTCGTGGCCTTGGTTGCTTCGAGGAACTGGATGATATCGATCCGCAGGAAGACGTTCACCTTCTCGGAGCCGAGCACCTGCTGGAGGATCACACCGTCACCCCCTGCTGCAGGAGCAGCGGCGGCGGCTGGAGCGGCCGCAGCAGCACCTGGCTTCGCGGCACCACCGGCGGCAGGAGCGGCTGGCTCCTCACCCGGCAGCACGAAGCCACCGGCACCACCGAAGGGATCCGCGGCAGGAGCGCCACCTTCCGGCTTCGCCTCGCCGTCCTTCTTCTCGAACGCACCATCCGCAGCGGTTGGTGCCTTGAGCTTCTCGTTGATCACCCGGATCGAGCGCACCACGTAGTAGTGCGTCTGCGAGTCATCAAGCGAGGAGATGAACTTGCGCACCGAGTTCTCGTTGCCGGTGAAGGCAATTTCGATCGGCAGCGCGCGGAAGGACTTGCCCTTGGCATCGAACGGCTTGCCCTCTTCCTCGACCAGTTTCGGGCGATGGATGTTGAGGATCTTGGACGGCCCGGCCTTGGCCAGATTCGCCATCAGCTCGCTGACTGCTTCCAGCTGATAGGTCAGGATGCCGGTGGCACCCTTCTCCGGTGGCTTGCCCGTGTATTCCTCGTCGCCGAGGAAGAACTCCGGTGGCAGTTCGGTTGCAGTCGGCCGCACTTCGCCAAAGGCCTTGGCGGCGAGCTCCTTCGCCTTCAGCAGGGTCTCGCTGAACTGCGCCGGCTCCACGTTCGGAGGCGTCGGTGCGCGGAACTTGTCGAAGGACTTCTGCAGCTCATCGACCGACTTCTGATACTCACCCACGGCCTTCTTCTTGGCCTGGAGGTTCGCGTCATTCGGGTAAAGCCTGCCCTTGGTGATGGTGTCCACCTGATCGGCGGCAGTGCCATATTCTTCCTTGGCCTTGTCATACGCGCCGTTGGCTTTGACGCCCCAGACGATCAAGCCTGCGGCGGCGACGGCGGTGATGCCGCCCAAGCCGGCGACGAAACGGTTTTCCTGGATCCAGCTCATGGTCGAGGTCTATAAAAGGGTTTTGAGATCAAATTACTTGATGGGAACCTCGCGGGAGAGCGGGATGACAACTTCGAAAGGAGCGGCGAAATCCGACTCCGCCGGAGCACTCTCGAGCTGCTTGACGATCTGATCGTCCTTCAGCGGCTCCTCCGTCTTCTTGCCCTTGGCATCCGTCACCACGGCGGTGAAGTTCAGGTGCTGGGGCTTCTCGCGGAGGTTCTTGATGAGGGTGTAGATCAGGTTGCTGCCTTGCGGATTGTCCTCACCACCGCGCCAGAAACCGCGCAGGCGGATGGCATTGGCGGTCGCAGGGATTTCCGGACCCGTCGGGGCACCGGGCTTGGGTGGCTTGGCACCCTTCGCGACGGGAACTTCCACCTTGATGTTCTCCACTCCG is part of the Luteolibacter sp. Y139 genome and encodes:
- a CDS encoding Amuc_1100 family pilus-like protein — translated: MSWIQENRFVAGLGGITAVAAAGLIVWGVKANGAYDKAKEEYGTAADQVDTITKGRLYPNDANLQAKKKAVGEYQKSVDELQKSFDKFRAPTPPNVEPAQFSETLLKAKELAAKAFGEVRPTATELPPEFFLGDEEYTGKPPEKGATGILTYQLEAVSELMANLAKAGPSKILNIHRPKLVEEEGKPFDAKGKSFRALPIEIAFTGNENSVRKFISSLDDSQTHYYVVRSIRVINEKLKAPTAADGAFEKKDGEAKPEGGAPAADPFGGAGGFVLPGEEPAAPAAGGAAKPGAAAAAPAAAAAPAAGGDGVILQQVLGSEKVNVFLRIDIIQFLEATKATTPAPKAEAAGK